GCTTCATCCAGGCGTCCGGGCACGTTGAAATAAAGCAGCAATCCGCTGGCGGATGGCTTGTCGTCGCTTTTGACCAGGCATCCGGCAACGTCGTTGTCACTGTGCTCAAGGATGGCTACGTCGCCAGCCTCCTCGATCGCGATATCCAAAACCCGCGAATAGAATTCAATCGCTCTACCTAGAT
The nucleotide sequence above comes from Pseudomonadota bacterium. Encoded proteins:
- a CDS encoding VOC family protein — protein: MANRVVWFDVPVEDLGRAIEFYSRVLDIAIEEAGDVAILEHSDNDVAGCLVKSDDKPSASGLLLYFNVPGRLDEAVEAAEQNGGRILQAKEQIGPHGYRAIVLDSEGNRIALHSE